The Aethina tumida isolate Nest 87 chromosome 5, icAetTumi1.1, whole genome shotgun sequence genomic sequence ACCAACCAAGCACAATACCTCGCATTCAGAGTGCTCCCCGAATCGCTCCTAGTCCTGCAGACACCTTAAGTCAGTACGACAATGTGAACAAGCCAAACGACagtgaaagaaaataaatagggACGTTTTGTTGGGAATGAAAAATTGTGCTTTTCTAGTTCCTAatgtattatgtaatatttttattatgcatGTAAACAAGGAACATCACAGCTTGTCTAATCAAAGCGTTCAACGCACAATTGCATACGTAAGCTATGGAAATAGCACTCAAATTGTTATGTAATTTTAGAGTAACAGATACCAGTGATATTATATCATTCcatattgttgaaataatgttattatgttagacattgtaaatatataccaTTCCTCAATGCTATTTTTagtgtaatttgatttctaggccttttattagatttagaaCCAATGTATTAATAGGTAATGTATAAAttgtgatataatttaatttatataataattaaatatacaatttagagCAAACCacatgttattttcaattgcgagttaatccaaataaaaaataagaataaaaacaatgtatgtataaacattttattgttacatttCATACATAACAAAAGGATTGAATTAAAtgcaagttaattaatatttatatcaatcaATCAgagatacaataaataaaagtatttaattattagtctTTTTTGAGATAGTTAAGATTTTAACCTTTAATCACAGCAATTGGTCTAAGTTTGATGCACTTTTTACTGATACCAGCAGCATGACAGGTGTTTACTACATCTGTAACGTTTTTGTAAGATTCTGGAGCTTCCTCCATGACTAATTTAGGAGATGCCACTCTAATAGATATGCCACTTTCCTCCAACTTCTTTAGTACATCTGTGTAGTCCAAATTTCTACGAGACTTCGCTCTTGACAAAGCACGACCCTGCAAAGAATTATGTTGTAGTTTGAGGTGATGTAAGTGCCAAAGAAAGTCTTACAGCTCCATGGCAAGTTGATCCGAACGTCTCCAACATTCCTTGTTCAGTTCCAGTTAAAACATAACTACAAGTACCCATGGTACCACCAATTAAAACAGGCTGTCCCGTTAATTGATAATCAACTGGGATCAAGGGATGATGAGGTGGAAAAGCACGCGTCGAAcccttttaaaatgttcttgtGAAATCAGTTCATTAATATAAGTATAACTTACCTTCCTGTGGACTAacaaagttttttgtttaCCATCAACAATGTGCTGCTCAACTTTGGCAATATTGTGAGAAACATCATAAATTACATGCATGTCAAGATCATCAGGAGCCAAATTAAACTGTTTGGCAAATGCCTGAAAACCACAACAGTTTAgcttttgatattaattaatataattttgaagtatACTTGTCTAGTTAAAAACGTCATGGAACTCCTGTTGACCCAGGCGAAATTGGCAGCAGCAGCCATTGATTTCAAATAATCCTGTCCTTCTTTTGAATTAATCCTAGCACAAGCTAATTGTCGATCATTTGTTTCAATGTTGTCGCGTTTCATGGCTTTCTCCATTTCAACTAAAGCGTCTGTAGCCACCTGATGGCCGAACCCTCGACTACCCGAATGGATCATTACGCAAATCTGACCCTTTTCTTCAATACCCATTTTGCAGGCAGCCCATTTGTCGTAAATTTCATCCACCACTTGGATTTCTGCATAGTGGTTGCCTGCCCCCAATGTTCCAAgctgttaaaaacaattttatttcttgattgttaatcaatgtaattaattacctgAGGTAGACCCCTCTTTTTTGCCCTTGTGCTGACTTTTGCAGGGTCTGCATTTAACATTCTTCCATACTCTTCACAATGTTCTTTGTCCTCAGCCCAAATGTAGCCCTCTCTTAATGACCAGTCCATTCCCATTTCCAGTGCTTCCTCCAAATCCCTAGCATTCATTGGTATAATACCTTTGGAACCTACCCCCACTGGAATGTGGTCAAATAAACCTTGAGCTAACTGTTCCTTTACTGGCAACACATCTTTTTCAAACAAGTTTGTTCTCAATAATCTCACTCCACAGTTTATGTCAAAGCCCACACCACCTACATGACATGAATttagaaagaaattaaaatatttgagacaCTAGACATATTTACCAGGTGACACAATAGATTTCGGATCATCCATGTCAAAGGCTGCCATGTTACCAATGGCAAAACCATATCCAGAATGTACATCGGGCAAACCAACAGATTTGCCAACAATCCCAGGCAAAGCAGCCACATTAGCAATTTGTTTAACGCCCGGTAAAAATCCTCCCACCATTCCCGGTCTGCAGGCATTCCTTAACTCTTCAAGCATCAGTTTTTCAAGGGTttgattaacataaaatacacCCTCCACGTTCATGTTGGGTTGAAAGCCCTTCTTTATGCGCCAGCAATAGGggtttattttttcaagatACTCGAGCTCTTGTTGATACTGTCTTACAACCATCCTggcgattatttaatttttcttactgaaaattaaattccaacTGGATGTTTGAGGTTAAGCACCCGGTGACACTAGGCGACTTGAAGTTAGTTGAGAGTcagtgtaaaatttaattttattgcaaaatattacattatgtttgcaacacattttttttgactaaatatatttagtaatataaGCTCAAGTAAGTAATTTCTAATTGGGtaactaacaaaaattatatgaaagtACTATTGCCTaacttcattattgttttctatGAGAAAAGTTTGACAGTCTAAcctaagtaaataaatattaaaacaacaattgaCGTAGTTGTGCTTTTAAAACGGAAGACAAAATGAACATGAATAAGAAAGTTTTGTTGAAACTGAATTATACCGAAAAGGTCTTGTATAATCtgcttgaaaaaataaattctgcaATTGTGGATACAGACCTTGAATGGATGCAGTTAAAATCTCTAGCAGCACCCTCTTCGACAAACAAAGATGATGTAAAAACTGTAAACATTGAGTTACCCAGCAGAAGTAGTAGTAGTAATGAAGTGAACATGCAAAGTTTGAACTTAGAAGTCAAGCAGAATATGTGGAACATAAATGATGATGAAGAGTTTGACAGTGATTAAtatgtgtataaaataatgtgtgcatggatttgttataaataaaatttaaactaaagtaaagtatttaattaatgcccaaaaatactatattttgaattaaaattaatttggtaacagccttttttatgtatacaaaaaaattgaacaatatttacaaaattcatgcaagttctaaaaaaaatgaaatgttagATAATTCCTATTTGTAAAGGTAAGATTGTCATATAGAATCTGTGGTAGTTCTTAAGGCCCCTTAAAagcattttaataagaaaattaagaagttgataaatatttgtttattaaaatatttcactaataaaattatcaagaaaAAAACTGCCTAAGAGAGCACTAATGAAAGAGGTTATTAAAACAAGTGTGATGATAAATATGGAggtttccaataaaaataataaaatgaacttACCAAATTTGAATCTGGTGGGGACCAGAATAGTGATTAAAAttagtgaaaaataatatttatgggtttgttgaaataaaattgcaattaatgtattatatat encodes the following:
- the LOC109605089 gene encoding RNA-splicing ligase RtcB homolog, with translation MVVRQYQQELEYLEKINPYCWRIKKGFQPNMNVEGVFYVNQTLEKLMLEELRNACRPGMVGGFLPGVKQIANVAALPGIVGKSVGLPDVHSGYGFAIGNMAAFDMDDPKSIVSPGGVGFDINCGVRLLRTNLFEKDVLPVKEQLAQGLFDHIPVGVGSKGIIPMNARDLEEALEMGMDWSLREGYIWAEDKEHCEEYGRMLNADPAKVSTRAKKRGLPQLGTLGAGNHYAEIQVVDEIYDKWAACKMGIEEKGQICVMIHSGSRGFGHQVATDALVEMEKAMKRDNIETNDRQLACARINSKEGQDYLKSMAAAANFAWVNRSSMTFLTRQAFAKQFNLAPDDLDMHVIYDVSHNIAKVEQHIVDGKQKTLLVHRKGSTRAFPPHHPLIPVDYQLTGQPVLIGGTMGTCSYVLTGTEQGMLETFGSTCHGAGRALSRAKSRRNLDYTDVLKKLEESGISIRVASPKLVMEEAPESYKNVTDVVNTCHAAGISKKCIKLRPIAVIKG